The following coding sequences are from one Neodiprion lecontei isolate iyNeoLeco1 chromosome 7, iyNeoLeco1.1, whole genome shotgun sequence window:
- the LOC107223995 gene encoding uncharacterized protein LOC107223995 isoform X1: MYQGRMPKSDRSPNDDEKQEPGFRGSPFERRGRRRISRVGRVGRKPSGGFRSNGSNRETELPTVVQRRSSAILVAQAARALGVSVIRSYVGIIYKCASCVMGMFKWLRKFSLCERILPESSYNKCTGTPDFEYIARGDFVQWDRNRRSLPSPNQRGLNNDQDRKSTLTVVLERRRHRGTDSNDLCRLSQSEDTNEAHSSVSGSLNSLNCTEDRASSEAYRSALQAFLDRRREPAEGSEGGHSPKLSPTKNRVEIFRNNTNSEKQPEYENPPIPGVPHVEASELFEVGWVAGTEDRYLELIAAEWQNTRTALRRSSHPDCFTAVRADLNVLTEIRHPHTLLLMGTTRTDEHGIVAIFESVDCTLYNYVHEQGERVSVQGAARCAGQLADALRHAHARGIIHGALSSHCVFLAASGTAKLGGWELAVREKEPRPYREWEERLRTEIFKWQAPEMFYGDAPSRACDVYALALLIWEMCTGRIPWNGLDEAEIERQYIHWERRISTDTYNFPPLLNNLLEVGLHLDVNKRNLDMDRTRRFLRRIELRYEEEEPIYINRQSNNNNPDVKTFNAPVATSPLIKSPTVTTPKRDTNDINNTLMAKKLFNLKKTSVDEGGQKNGKNKICSGDACAASDEKNSNMYAETRRKNCGHVSPPETRKAVSEYRERTAGKREKLGHTDEKRQRRATKATSTDIGKKADRNLSKLIVSESSFSESSTAIEITESSDDESGNDTITDLKKLKELIATKRSKFFYGTSSLTNLQALEIPDIPQSSPRTRERILKEAREKSCEPCKPASHKTNFEPLLSKSPIEYNPTLIKPASHQNQRVGQSLLNQEHQPSIPRSQTLNSSSTNFFESSLWRKEKLICLSKMHKDDHSSAQNLSSLDNKQLNSKSPESPESDSTYIISNKTPAHDKADFIYPDSVLMTDTTTTEMDASQNRTSETMPLQALKEALDRATIIINSATPNNEKSSQFSPLESPNISDVVFDENGASESIFENLNKSKLYVNNSNEEIKSIERTTNGDRDSLLATEIATKYPITVEDNNEKSRYLSFGQKSGDIFDSMTESKIDDSLVQRQPDFTYSNLNGNNTHDANDSLNCLAEKSLISSATIFLSAKSGEKGCKSCQNRNLLARRRSLPAGLGQFRSVSNVSPLGRLPIRRGEIPDSTVEDLYIDDEFGENLNINMVFLEDENEPDDHDILSSLLQSSEV; this comes from the exons gttttccctgTGCGAACGAATCCTGCCCGAGTCCTCCTATAATAAGTGCACCGGCACCCCCGACTTCGAGTACATCGCACGCGG AGACTTTGTGCAGTGGGACCGAAACAGGAGGAGTCTGCCATCTCCGAATCAACGAGGGCTTAACAA CGATCAGGACCGCAAAAGCACCTTGACAGTGGTCCTAGAACGGCGTCGACACCGCGGCACTGATTCCAACGACCTGTGCCGTCTGTCACAGTCCGAAGACACGAATGAGGCCCACAGCTCTGTTTCCGGTTCGCTGAACAGCTTAAACTGCACCGAAGACCGCGCCAGCAG CGAGGCGTACAGAAGCGCACTCCAAGCGTTTCTGGATCGTCGTCGTGAACCGGCCGAGGGATCCGAGGGCGGTCATTCGCCGAAATTAAGTCCGACTAAAAACCGGGTCGAAATCTTCAGGAACAATACGAACAGCGAGAAGCAACCGGAGTATGAAAATCCGCCGATTCCGGGGGTTCCCCACGTCGAGGCGTCGGAACTCTTCGAAGTCGGGTGGGTCGCCGGTACGGAAGATCGCTACCTCGAGCTCATCGCCGCCGAATGGCAGAACACAAGAACTGCTCTTCGCCGAAGTTCCCATCCGGACTGTTTTACCGCTGTACGAGCCGACCTGAACGTTCTCAC GGAAATCCGGCATCCGCACACCCTGCTGCTGATGGGAACGACGCGTACCGATGAGCACGGGATCGTCGCGATTTTCGAGTCGGTCGACTGCACCCTTTACAACTACGTCCACGAGCAGGGGGAGCGTGTAAGTGTCCAGGGTGCGGCGCGATGTGCCGGACAGCTGGCCGATGCCCTGAGGCACGCCCACGCGAGAGGAATCATCCACGGAGCTCTAAGTTCGCATTGCGTATTTCTCGCTGCTAGCGGTACCGCAAAACTTGGGGGATGGGAACTCGCCGTGCGCGAAAAAGAG CCGCGGCCTTACCGCGAATGGGAGGAAAGACTGAGGACAGAAATATTCAAGTGGCAAGCACCTGAGATGTTTTACGGCGATGCACCCAGTCGGGCGTGCGATGTTTACGCCCTGGCTCTCCTAATTTGGGAAATGTGTACTG GCCGAATTCCTTGGAACGGACTAGACGAGGCGGAAATAGAGCGACAATACATACACTGGGAGCGCAGGATATCAACGGATACATACAATTTTCCACCGCTGCTAAACAACCTGCTTGAGGTCGGTCTCCATCTGGACGTTAACAAGAGGAACTTGGACATGGATCGTACGCGCAGATTTTTACGGCGAATCGAG CTGCGTTACGAAGAGGAAGAACCGATTTACATCAATCGGCAATCTAACAACAATAATCCGGATGTAAAAACGTTCAATGCACCCGTGGCCACATCGCCGTTGATCAAATCGCCGACGGTAACTACGCCGAAACGGGATACGAATGATATAAACAACACTCTGATGGCGAAGaagttatttaatttgaaaaaaacatcggTTGATGAAGGAGGACAGAAAAACGGAAAGAATAAGATCTGCTCCGGTGATGCGTGCGCGGCGtcagacgaaaaaaattcaaatatgtaCGCGGAGACGCGGAGAAAGAATTGCGGGCATGTATCACCCCCCGAAACTCGTAAAGCCGTGTCTGAGTATCGCGAGAGAACGGCAGGCAAACGGGAGAAACTGGGCCACACCGATGAGAAAAGACAGCGCAGAGCTACGAAGGCGACGTCCACCGATATCGGGAAGAAGGCAGATAGAAATTTGAGTAAATTAATCGTGTCTGAGAGCAGTTTCTCCGAATCTTCGACCGCAATCGAAATTACAGAATCAAGCGATGACGAATCCGGGAACGATACCATAAccgatttgaaaaaacttaAAGAACTGATAGCGACGAAAAGGTCCAAATTTTTCTATGGTACCAGCTCGCTCACGAATCTTCAAGCCCTCGAAATACCTGACATACCACAATCAA GTCCACGAACGAGAGAGAGGATTTTAAAAGAGGCGAGAGAGAAAAGCTGTGAGCCATGCAAACCTGCGAGTCATAAAACAAACTTTGAACCGCTACTGTCCAAGTCACCCATAGAGTACAATCCAACTTTAATCAAGCCTGCAAGCCATCAAAATCAAAGA GTAGGGCAGTCGCTACTGAACCAGGAGCATCAACCATCAATTCCACGGTCGCAAACACTGAACTCTAGCTCTACTAACTTCTTTGAATCATCACTGTGGAGGAAGGAGAAGTTGATTTGCTTGTCTAAAATGCATAAAGACGACCATAGCAGCGCGCAAAACCTTTCAAGTCTCGATAACAAACAACTCAATTCCAAATCGCCGGAATCTCCGGAAAGTGATTCAACCTATATTATCAGCAATAAAACTCCAG CCCACGACAAAGCTGATTTCATATACCCAGATTCTGTTTTGATGACGGACACAACGACTACCGAAATGGATGCAAGTCAAAATCGTACATCCGAAACTATGCCGTTACAGGCATTGAAAGAAGCCCTCGATCGAGCTACGATTATCATTAATTCAGCAACAccaaataacgaaaaatcgaGCCAATTTTCACCATTGGAGAGCCCTAACATCTCTGATGTTGTATTTGACGAAAATGGTGCAAGCGAAtcaatctttgaaaatttaaacaaatcaAAGCTGTATGTTAATAATTCAAATGAAGAGATAAAAAGCATTGAACGAACCACAAATGGTGACCGTGATTCGCTACTTGCCACCGAAATAGCGACGAAATATCCTATTACCGTTGAAGACAACAACGAAAAATCAAGATACCTATCTTTTGGTCAAAAGTCAGGAGATATTTTTGACAGTATGACAGAATCAAAAATAGATGACTCTTTGGTTCAAAGACAGCCCGATTTTACGTACAGTAACCTGAATGGCAACAACACGCATGATGCAAATGACAGCCTGAACTGCTTAGCTGAAAAAAGTCTCATCTCATCAGCAACGATATTTTTAAGTGCTAAAAGTGGGGAAAAAGGTTGCAAAAGTTGCCAAAACAGAAATTTACTTGCCAGACGAAGATCCCTTCCTGCCGGATTGGGGCAGTTCAGGTCTGTGAGCAATGTTTCACCGCTTGGAAGATTGCCCATTAGAAGAGGG gaaattCCCGACAGCACGGTTGAAGATTTGTACATTGATGATGAATTCGGAGAAAACTTGAACATAAATATGGTCTTTCTGGAAGATGAAAACGAGCCTGATGACCACGACATACTTTCCAGTCTGCTACAATCATCTGAAGTGTAA
- the LOC107223995 gene encoding uncharacterized protein LOC107223995 isoform X4, which yields MYQGRMPKSDRSPNDDEKQEPGFRGSPFERRGRRRISRVGRVGRKPSGGFRSNGSNRETELPTVVQRRSSAILVAQAARALGVSVIRSYVGIIYKCASCVMGMFKWLRKFSLCERILPESSYNKCTGTPDFEYIARGDFVQWDRNRRSLPSPNQRGLNNEAYRSALQAFLDRRREPAEGSEGGHSPKLSPTKNRVEIFRNNTNSEKQPEYENPPIPGVPHVEASELFEVGWVAGTEDRYLELIAAEWQNTRTALRRSSHPDCFTAVRADLNVLTEIRHPHTLLLMGTTRTDEHGIVAIFESVDCTLYNYVHEQGERVSVQGAARCAGQLADALRHAHARGIIHGALSSHCVFLAASGTAKLGGWELAVREKEPRPYREWEERLRTEIFKWQAPEMFYGDAPSRACDVYALALLIWEMCTGRIPWNGLDEAEIERQYIHWERRISTDTYNFPPLLNNLLEVGLHLDVNKRNLDMDRTRRFLRRIELRYEEEEPIYINRQSNNNNPDVKTFNAPVATSPLIKSPTVTTPKRDTNDINNTLMAKKLFNLKKTSVDEGGQKNGKNKICSGDACAASDEKNSNMYAETRRKNCGHVSPPETRKAVSEYRERTAGKREKLGHTDEKRQRRATKATSTDIGKKADRNLSKLIVSESSFSESSTAIEITESSDDESGNDTITDLKKLKELIATKRSKFFYGTSSLTNLQALEIPDIPQSSPRTRERILKEAREKSCEPCKPASHKTNFEPLLSKSPIEYNPTLIKPASHQNQRVGQSLLNQEHQPSIPRSQTLNSSSTNFFESSLWRKEKLICLSKMHKDDHSSAQNLSSLDNKQLNSKSPESPESDSTYIISNKTPAHDKADFIYPDSVLMTDTTTTEMDASQNRTSETMPLQALKEALDRATIIINSATPNNEKSSQFSPLESPNISDVVFDENGASESIFENLNKSKLYVNNSNEEIKSIERTTNGDRDSLLATEIATKYPITVEDNNEKSRYLSFGQKSGDIFDSMTESKIDDSLVQRQPDFTYSNLNGNNTHDANDSLNCLAEKSLISSATIFLSAKSGEKGCKSCQNRNLLARRRSLPAGLGQFRSVSNVSPLGRLPIRRGEIPDSTVEDLYIDDEFGENLNINMVFLEDENEPDDHDILSSLLQSSEV from the exons gttttccctgTGCGAACGAATCCTGCCCGAGTCCTCCTATAATAAGTGCACCGGCACCCCCGACTTCGAGTACATCGCACGCGG AGACTTTGTGCAGTGGGACCGAAACAGGAGGAGTCTGCCATCTCCGAATCAACGAGGGCTTAACAA CGAGGCGTACAGAAGCGCACTCCAAGCGTTTCTGGATCGTCGTCGTGAACCGGCCGAGGGATCCGAGGGCGGTCATTCGCCGAAATTAAGTCCGACTAAAAACCGGGTCGAAATCTTCAGGAACAATACGAACAGCGAGAAGCAACCGGAGTATGAAAATCCGCCGATTCCGGGGGTTCCCCACGTCGAGGCGTCGGAACTCTTCGAAGTCGGGTGGGTCGCCGGTACGGAAGATCGCTACCTCGAGCTCATCGCCGCCGAATGGCAGAACACAAGAACTGCTCTTCGCCGAAGTTCCCATCCGGACTGTTTTACCGCTGTACGAGCCGACCTGAACGTTCTCAC GGAAATCCGGCATCCGCACACCCTGCTGCTGATGGGAACGACGCGTACCGATGAGCACGGGATCGTCGCGATTTTCGAGTCGGTCGACTGCACCCTTTACAACTACGTCCACGAGCAGGGGGAGCGTGTAAGTGTCCAGGGTGCGGCGCGATGTGCCGGACAGCTGGCCGATGCCCTGAGGCACGCCCACGCGAGAGGAATCATCCACGGAGCTCTAAGTTCGCATTGCGTATTTCTCGCTGCTAGCGGTACCGCAAAACTTGGGGGATGGGAACTCGCCGTGCGCGAAAAAGAG CCGCGGCCTTACCGCGAATGGGAGGAAAGACTGAGGACAGAAATATTCAAGTGGCAAGCACCTGAGATGTTTTACGGCGATGCACCCAGTCGGGCGTGCGATGTTTACGCCCTGGCTCTCCTAATTTGGGAAATGTGTACTG GCCGAATTCCTTGGAACGGACTAGACGAGGCGGAAATAGAGCGACAATACATACACTGGGAGCGCAGGATATCAACGGATACATACAATTTTCCACCGCTGCTAAACAACCTGCTTGAGGTCGGTCTCCATCTGGACGTTAACAAGAGGAACTTGGACATGGATCGTACGCGCAGATTTTTACGGCGAATCGAG CTGCGTTACGAAGAGGAAGAACCGATTTACATCAATCGGCAATCTAACAACAATAATCCGGATGTAAAAACGTTCAATGCACCCGTGGCCACATCGCCGTTGATCAAATCGCCGACGGTAACTACGCCGAAACGGGATACGAATGATATAAACAACACTCTGATGGCGAAGaagttatttaatttgaaaaaaacatcggTTGATGAAGGAGGACAGAAAAACGGAAAGAATAAGATCTGCTCCGGTGATGCGTGCGCGGCGtcagacgaaaaaaattcaaatatgtaCGCGGAGACGCGGAGAAAGAATTGCGGGCATGTATCACCCCCCGAAACTCGTAAAGCCGTGTCTGAGTATCGCGAGAGAACGGCAGGCAAACGGGAGAAACTGGGCCACACCGATGAGAAAAGACAGCGCAGAGCTACGAAGGCGACGTCCACCGATATCGGGAAGAAGGCAGATAGAAATTTGAGTAAATTAATCGTGTCTGAGAGCAGTTTCTCCGAATCTTCGACCGCAATCGAAATTACAGAATCAAGCGATGACGAATCCGGGAACGATACCATAAccgatttgaaaaaacttaAAGAACTGATAGCGACGAAAAGGTCCAAATTTTTCTATGGTACCAGCTCGCTCACGAATCTTCAAGCCCTCGAAATACCTGACATACCACAATCAA GTCCACGAACGAGAGAGAGGATTTTAAAAGAGGCGAGAGAGAAAAGCTGTGAGCCATGCAAACCTGCGAGTCATAAAACAAACTTTGAACCGCTACTGTCCAAGTCACCCATAGAGTACAATCCAACTTTAATCAAGCCTGCAAGCCATCAAAATCAAAGA GTAGGGCAGTCGCTACTGAACCAGGAGCATCAACCATCAATTCCACGGTCGCAAACACTGAACTCTAGCTCTACTAACTTCTTTGAATCATCACTGTGGAGGAAGGAGAAGTTGATTTGCTTGTCTAAAATGCATAAAGACGACCATAGCAGCGCGCAAAACCTTTCAAGTCTCGATAACAAACAACTCAATTCCAAATCGCCGGAATCTCCGGAAAGTGATTCAACCTATATTATCAGCAATAAAACTCCAG CCCACGACAAAGCTGATTTCATATACCCAGATTCTGTTTTGATGACGGACACAACGACTACCGAAATGGATGCAAGTCAAAATCGTACATCCGAAACTATGCCGTTACAGGCATTGAAAGAAGCCCTCGATCGAGCTACGATTATCATTAATTCAGCAACAccaaataacgaaaaatcgaGCCAATTTTCACCATTGGAGAGCCCTAACATCTCTGATGTTGTATTTGACGAAAATGGTGCAAGCGAAtcaatctttgaaaatttaaacaaatcaAAGCTGTATGTTAATAATTCAAATGAAGAGATAAAAAGCATTGAACGAACCACAAATGGTGACCGTGATTCGCTACTTGCCACCGAAATAGCGACGAAATATCCTATTACCGTTGAAGACAACAACGAAAAATCAAGATACCTATCTTTTGGTCAAAAGTCAGGAGATATTTTTGACAGTATGACAGAATCAAAAATAGATGACTCTTTGGTTCAAAGACAGCCCGATTTTACGTACAGTAACCTGAATGGCAACAACACGCATGATGCAAATGACAGCCTGAACTGCTTAGCTGAAAAAAGTCTCATCTCATCAGCAACGATATTTTTAAGTGCTAAAAGTGGGGAAAAAGGTTGCAAAAGTTGCCAAAACAGAAATTTACTTGCCAGACGAAGATCCCTTCCTGCCGGATTGGGGCAGTTCAGGTCTGTGAGCAATGTTTCACCGCTTGGAAGATTGCCCATTAGAAGAGGG gaaattCCCGACAGCACGGTTGAAGATTTGTACATTGATGATGAATTCGGAGAAAACTTGAACATAAATATGGTCTTTCTGGAAGATGAAAACGAGCCTGATGACCACGACATACTTTCCAGTCTGCTACAATCATCTGAAGTGTAA
- the LOC107223995 gene encoding uncharacterized protein LOC107223995 isoform X2: MPKSDRSPNDDEKQEPGFRGSPFERRGRRRISRVGRVGRKPSGGFRSNGSNRETELPTVVQRRSSAILVAQAARALGVSVIRSYVGIIYKCASCVMGMFKWLRKFSLCERILPESSYNKCTGTPDFEYIARGDFVQWDRNRRSLPSPNQRGLNNDQDRKSTLTVVLERRRHRGTDSNDLCRLSQSEDTNEAHSSVSGSLNSLNCTEDRASSEAYRSALQAFLDRRREPAEGSEGGHSPKLSPTKNRVEIFRNNTNSEKQPEYENPPIPGVPHVEASELFEVGWVAGTEDRYLELIAAEWQNTRTALRRSSHPDCFTAVRADLNVLTEIRHPHTLLLMGTTRTDEHGIVAIFESVDCTLYNYVHEQGERVSVQGAARCAGQLADALRHAHARGIIHGALSSHCVFLAASGTAKLGGWELAVREKEPRPYREWEERLRTEIFKWQAPEMFYGDAPSRACDVYALALLIWEMCTGRIPWNGLDEAEIERQYIHWERRISTDTYNFPPLLNNLLEVGLHLDVNKRNLDMDRTRRFLRRIELRYEEEEPIYINRQSNNNNPDVKTFNAPVATSPLIKSPTVTTPKRDTNDINNTLMAKKLFNLKKTSVDEGGQKNGKNKICSGDACAASDEKNSNMYAETRRKNCGHVSPPETRKAVSEYRERTAGKREKLGHTDEKRQRRATKATSTDIGKKADRNLSKLIVSESSFSESSTAIEITESSDDESGNDTITDLKKLKELIATKRSKFFYGTSSLTNLQALEIPDIPQSSPRTRERILKEAREKSCEPCKPASHKTNFEPLLSKSPIEYNPTLIKPASHQNQRVGQSLLNQEHQPSIPRSQTLNSSSTNFFESSLWRKEKLICLSKMHKDDHSSAQNLSSLDNKQLNSKSPESPESDSTYIISNKTPAHDKADFIYPDSVLMTDTTTTEMDASQNRTSETMPLQALKEALDRATIIINSATPNNEKSSQFSPLESPNISDVVFDENGASESIFENLNKSKLYVNNSNEEIKSIERTTNGDRDSLLATEIATKYPITVEDNNEKSRYLSFGQKSGDIFDSMTESKIDDSLVQRQPDFTYSNLNGNNTHDANDSLNCLAEKSLISSATIFLSAKSGEKGCKSCQNRNLLARRRSLPAGLGQFRSVSNVSPLGRLPIRRGEIPDSTVEDLYIDDEFGENLNINMVFLEDENEPDDHDILSSLLQSSEV; this comes from the exons gttttccctgTGCGAACGAATCCTGCCCGAGTCCTCCTATAATAAGTGCACCGGCACCCCCGACTTCGAGTACATCGCACGCGG AGACTTTGTGCAGTGGGACCGAAACAGGAGGAGTCTGCCATCTCCGAATCAACGAGGGCTTAACAA CGATCAGGACCGCAAAAGCACCTTGACAGTGGTCCTAGAACGGCGTCGACACCGCGGCACTGATTCCAACGACCTGTGCCGTCTGTCACAGTCCGAAGACACGAATGAGGCCCACAGCTCTGTTTCCGGTTCGCTGAACAGCTTAAACTGCACCGAAGACCGCGCCAGCAG CGAGGCGTACAGAAGCGCACTCCAAGCGTTTCTGGATCGTCGTCGTGAACCGGCCGAGGGATCCGAGGGCGGTCATTCGCCGAAATTAAGTCCGACTAAAAACCGGGTCGAAATCTTCAGGAACAATACGAACAGCGAGAAGCAACCGGAGTATGAAAATCCGCCGATTCCGGGGGTTCCCCACGTCGAGGCGTCGGAACTCTTCGAAGTCGGGTGGGTCGCCGGTACGGAAGATCGCTACCTCGAGCTCATCGCCGCCGAATGGCAGAACACAAGAACTGCTCTTCGCCGAAGTTCCCATCCGGACTGTTTTACCGCTGTACGAGCCGACCTGAACGTTCTCAC GGAAATCCGGCATCCGCACACCCTGCTGCTGATGGGAACGACGCGTACCGATGAGCACGGGATCGTCGCGATTTTCGAGTCGGTCGACTGCACCCTTTACAACTACGTCCACGAGCAGGGGGAGCGTGTAAGTGTCCAGGGTGCGGCGCGATGTGCCGGACAGCTGGCCGATGCCCTGAGGCACGCCCACGCGAGAGGAATCATCCACGGAGCTCTAAGTTCGCATTGCGTATTTCTCGCTGCTAGCGGTACCGCAAAACTTGGGGGATGGGAACTCGCCGTGCGCGAAAAAGAG CCGCGGCCTTACCGCGAATGGGAGGAAAGACTGAGGACAGAAATATTCAAGTGGCAAGCACCTGAGATGTTTTACGGCGATGCACCCAGTCGGGCGTGCGATGTTTACGCCCTGGCTCTCCTAATTTGGGAAATGTGTACTG GCCGAATTCCTTGGAACGGACTAGACGAGGCGGAAATAGAGCGACAATACATACACTGGGAGCGCAGGATATCAACGGATACATACAATTTTCCACCGCTGCTAAACAACCTGCTTGAGGTCGGTCTCCATCTGGACGTTAACAAGAGGAACTTGGACATGGATCGTACGCGCAGATTTTTACGGCGAATCGAG CTGCGTTACGAAGAGGAAGAACCGATTTACATCAATCGGCAATCTAACAACAATAATCCGGATGTAAAAACGTTCAATGCACCCGTGGCCACATCGCCGTTGATCAAATCGCCGACGGTAACTACGCCGAAACGGGATACGAATGATATAAACAACACTCTGATGGCGAAGaagttatttaatttgaaaaaaacatcggTTGATGAAGGAGGACAGAAAAACGGAAAGAATAAGATCTGCTCCGGTGATGCGTGCGCGGCGtcagacgaaaaaaattcaaatatgtaCGCGGAGACGCGGAGAAAGAATTGCGGGCATGTATCACCCCCCGAAACTCGTAAAGCCGTGTCTGAGTATCGCGAGAGAACGGCAGGCAAACGGGAGAAACTGGGCCACACCGATGAGAAAAGACAGCGCAGAGCTACGAAGGCGACGTCCACCGATATCGGGAAGAAGGCAGATAGAAATTTGAGTAAATTAATCGTGTCTGAGAGCAGTTTCTCCGAATCTTCGACCGCAATCGAAATTACAGAATCAAGCGATGACGAATCCGGGAACGATACCATAAccgatttgaaaaaacttaAAGAACTGATAGCGACGAAAAGGTCCAAATTTTTCTATGGTACCAGCTCGCTCACGAATCTTCAAGCCCTCGAAATACCTGACATACCACAATCAA GTCCACGAACGAGAGAGAGGATTTTAAAAGAGGCGAGAGAGAAAAGCTGTGAGCCATGCAAACCTGCGAGTCATAAAACAAACTTTGAACCGCTACTGTCCAAGTCACCCATAGAGTACAATCCAACTTTAATCAAGCCTGCAAGCCATCAAAATCAAAGA GTAGGGCAGTCGCTACTGAACCAGGAGCATCAACCATCAATTCCACGGTCGCAAACACTGAACTCTAGCTCTACTAACTTCTTTGAATCATCACTGTGGAGGAAGGAGAAGTTGATTTGCTTGTCTAAAATGCATAAAGACGACCATAGCAGCGCGCAAAACCTTTCAAGTCTCGATAACAAACAACTCAATTCCAAATCGCCGGAATCTCCGGAAAGTGATTCAACCTATATTATCAGCAATAAAACTCCAG CCCACGACAAAGCTGATTTCATATACCCAGATTCTGTTTTGATGACGGACACAACGACTACCGAAATGGATGCAAGTCAAAATCGTACATCCGAAACTATGCCGTTACAGGCATTGAAAGAAGCCCTCGATCGAGCTACGATTATCATTAATTCAGCAACAccaaataacgaaaaatcgaGCCAATTTTCACCATTGGAGAGCCCTAACATCTCTGATGTTGTATTTGACGAAAATGGTGCAAGCGAAtcaatctttgaaaatttaaacaaatcaAAGCTGTATGTTAATAATTCAAATGAAGAGATAAAAAGCATTGAACGAACCACAAATGGTGACCGTGATTCGCTACTTGCCACCGAAATAGCGACGAAATATCCTATTACCGTTGAAGACAACAACGAAAAATCAAGATACCTATCTTTTGGTCAAAAGTCAGGAGATATTTTTGACAGTATGACAGAATCAAAAATAGATGACTCTTTGGTTCAAAGACAGCCCGATTTTACGTACAGTAACCTGAATGGCAACAACACGCATGATGCAAATGACAGCCTGAACTGCTTAGCTGAAAAAAGTCTCATCTCATCAGCAACGATATTTTTAAGTGCTAAAAGTGGGGAAAAAGGTTGCAAAAGTTGCCAAAACAGAAATTTACTTGCCAGACGAAGATCCCTTCCTGCCGGATTGGGGCAGTTCAGGTCTGTGAGCAATGTTTCACCGCTTGGAAGATTGCCCATTAGAAGAGGG gaaattCCCGACAGCACGGTTGAAGATTTGTACATTGATGATGAATTCGGAGAAAACTTGAACATAAATATGGTCTTTCTGGAAGATGAAAACGAGCCTGATGACCACGACATACTTTCCAGTCTGCTACAATCATCTGAAGTGTAA